DNA sequence from the Clostridiales bacterium genome:
GCCAAAGACGCCTTTGTTATTCCTAACAAGACTCTCTTTCCTTCTGCCTCTCTTAATCCTTCACTGGCAACTCGAGCATTTTCTTCCTCAAAGTCAAATATATTAACCAAAGCACCTGGTAACAAATTCGTATCTCCAACTTCATCAACTTTTATCTTTCTTAACATTTGCTTCATTATTACCTCAATGTGCTTATCATTTATATCAACACCCTGAAGTCTATATACTCTTTGTACCTCTTGTAACAAGTAATCTTGAACACCTTTAACACCTTTTATCTTCAAAACATCATGTGGATTTACTGAACCTTCTGTCAATTCATCTCCTGCTTCTACTTCATCTCCATCATGAACCTTAAGCCTTGCTCCATAAGGTATCATATAGTTCATTACTTCGCCTTCACTACTTGTTACAACCACTTCTCTCTTTCTTTTATTCTCTATTATCCTAACCTTACCCGCAATCTCTGTTATAATTGCAAGTCCTTTTGGTTTCCTTGCTTCAAACAACTCCTCTACACGAGGCAAACCTTGAGTAATATCATCTCCGGCAACTCCTCCTGTATGGAATGTTCTCATTGTAAGCTGTGTTCCTGGCTCTCCTATAGATTGCGCTGCAATTATACCTACTGCCTCACCCACATTACACTCTTCACCTGTCGCCAAGTTTGCTCCATAACATCTCGCACACACACTGTACTCTGAATGACATGTCAATACTGATCTTATTTTAACCTTCTTTATGCCAGCCTTAACTATCTTTTCAGCATCTTTATCAGTTATCAATTTGCCTGTATCAACTAAAAGTTCTCCTGTTTCTGGATGGAATACCCGCTCTGCTAAATACCTTCCTAATAATCTTTCTGATAAGGCTTCTATAACTTCGTTTCCATCTTTAATATCTGATACTTCTATTCCTTTTCTTGTTCCACAATCTACTTCTCTTACTATAACATCTTGCGATACATCAACTAACCTTCTTGTTAGATATCCTGAATCGGCTGTTCTTAAGGCTGTATCCGCTAATCCTTTTCTCGCTCCGTGTGTAGATATGAAAAACTCCAACACGTTAAGACCTTCTCTAAAGTTTGCCTTTATTGGTATCTCTATTGTTTTACCTGATGTATCTGCCATAAGACCTCTCATACCAGCCAACTGCTTTATCTGATTTATATTACCTCTCGCTCCTGATTGAGACATCATATACACTGGGTTAAACTCAGACAAGTTACTAATTAGCGCCTTTGTTATTTTCTCTGATGCTTCTGTCCACGCTGCAATAACACTATTGTACCTTTCTTCATCTGACATCAAACCTCTCTTATATTGTCTAACTGTTTTTTCTATTTTATCTTCTGTCTCTTTTATATATCTTTGCTTTACTTCAGGAATAACCATATCCGATACACTTATTGTTATTGCTCCTCTTGTTGAATACTTAAAGCCTAATGCCTTTATATTATCCAACAATACAGCTGTATCTGTTAATCCATGAGTCCTTATAGAATTATATATTATCTTACCCAAAAACTTTTTATCAACTAACTCATCTATCTCTAACGCAAACTTATTCTCAGGCTTTGTCCTATCAACAAAACCTAAATCCTGAGGTATCGCCTCGTTAAATATAATTCTTCCCATAGTTGTATTAATTCTTTGTTGTTCGATCTTTCCATCAAACTCTTTTGTCATCCTAACAACTATGTCTGCATGAAGCCCTATTACGCCTTCTTCATATGCAAGCATAGCTTCATCTGGCGACGCAAATACACTTCCTTCTCCTTTTTCACCCTTCTTCTTTAGTGTTAGATAATAACTACCTAATATCATATCCTGTGTAGGCACTGTCACTGGCTTTCCATCTTGAGGTTTTAGCAAGTTGTTTGCAGATAACATTAAGAACCTAGCCTCAGACTGTGCTTCAGCTGATAATGGTACATGAACCGCCATTTGGTCTCCATCAAAGTCAGCATTGTACGCTGTACAAACCAATGGATGTAGCTTCAACGCTCTTCCCTCAACTAATACTGGCTCAAATGCCTGTATACCAAGCCTATGCAATGTAGGCGCACGGTTTAATAATACTGGATGCTCCTTTATTACTTCTTCTAGCACATCCCATACCTCAGGCTTCACTCTCTCGACCATTCTCTTGGCATTCTTTATATTATGCGCTATCCCGCTATTTACCAAATTCTTCATAACAAATGGCTTAAACAACTCTAGTGCCATTTCTTTTGGTAATCCACACTGATATATCTTAAGCTCTGGCCCTACAACTATAACAGACCTTCCCGAATAGTCAACACGTTTACCCAGCAAATTCTGTCTAAACCTTCCCTGTTTTCCTTTTAGCATATCTGATAATGATTTAAGTGGTCTATTTCCAGGACCTGTAACAGGTCTTCCTCTTCTACCATTATCTATCAACGCATCAACTGCTTCTTGTAGCATTCTCTTTTCATTTCTAACTATTATATCTGGAGCTCCCAAATCTAATAGTCTTTTTAATCTGTTATTTCTATTTATAACTCTTCTATATAAATCATTTAAGTCCGATGTCGCAAATCTTCCTCCATCCAATTGTACCATTGGTCTTAATTCTGGTGGCACAACTGGCACTACATCTAATATCATCCACTCTGGCCTATTATTAGATACCCTAAATGCCTCTACTACTTCCAGTCTTTTTATAATACGTACTCTCTTTTGTCCTGTTGCTTCATCTAACTCTTTTCTTAATTCAGAAGATAGTTTGTCTAGATCTATATCTTGCAATAACTCTTTAACCGCTTCTGCTC
Encoded proteins:
- the rpoC gene encoding DNA-directed RNA polymerase subunit beta' yields the protein MFELNNFDSIKIGLASPEKIREWSRGEVKKPETINYRTLKPERDGLFCERIFGPQKDWECHCGKYKRIRYKGIVCDRCGVEVTRSKVRRERMGHIELAAPVSHIWYFKGIPSRMGLLLDVSPRLLEKVLYFAAYIVLDPGQSPLTQKQVLTEKEYRESIEKFGNSFRANMGAEAVKELLQDIDLDKLSSELRKELDEATGQKRVRIIKRLEVVEAFRVSNNRPEWMILDVVPVVPPELRPMVQLDGGRFATSDLNDLYRRVINRNNRLKRLLDLGAPDIIVRNEKRMLQEAVDALIDNGRRGRPVTGPGNRPLKSLSDMLKGKQGRFRQNLLGKRVDYSGRSVIVVGPELKIYQCGLPKEMALELFKPFVMKNLVNSGIAHNIKNAKRMVERVKPEVWDVLEEVIKEHPVLLNRAPTLHRLGIQAFEPVLVEGRALKLHPLVCTAYNADFDGDQMAVHVPLSAEAQSEARFLMLSANNLLKPQDGKPVTVPTQDMILGSYYLTLKKKGEKGEGSVFASPDEAMLAYEEGVIGLHADIVVRMTKEFDGKIEQQRINTTMGRIIFNEAIPQDLGFVDRTKPENKFALEIDELVDKKFLGKIIYNSIRTHGLTDTAVLLDNIKALGFKYSTRGAITISVSDMVIPEVKQRYIKETEDKIEKTVRQYKRGLMSDEERYNSVIAAWTEASEKITKALISNLSEFNPVYMMSQSGARGNINQIKQLAGMRGLMADTSGKTIEIPIKANFREGLNVLEFFISTHGARKGLADTALRTADSGYLTRRLVDVSQDVIVREVDCGTRKGIEVSDIKDGNEVIEALSERLLGRYLAERVFHPETGELLVDTGKLITDKDAEKIVKAGIKKVKIRSVLTCHSEYSVCARCYGANLATGEECNVGEAVGIIAAQSIGEPGTQLTMRTFHTGGVAGDDITQGLPRVEELFEARKPKGLAIITEIAGKVRIIENKRKREVVVTSSEGEVMNYMIPYGARLKVHDGDEVEAGDELTEGSVNPHDVLKIKGVKGVQDYLLQEVQRVYRLQGVDINDKHIEVIMKQMLRKIKVDEVGDTNLLPGALVNIFDFEEENARVASEGLREAEGKRVLLGITKASLATDSFLSAASFQETTRVLTDAAINGKVDPLVGLKENVLIGKLIPAGTGMSRYKDITISTVVE